In Archangium violaceum, the following are encoded in one genomic region:
- a CDS encoding phage late control D family protein, with protein sequence MAERALSSSLVYSAQPTVRIDGRASDKVKALLLSMRLTESEGGMSSLELRLENTGRFEDGQMDLAFEDESIIRLGASISIYSGDEAAPREIFRGLITGLEASFEGANVPELLVLAEDALQRARLARRTKVYDDLSIDSLAREVAARLNMRPVISGFSGSIGTQVQLNESDLAFLRRLLSAHDGDLQVVGEELHVSPRKDVRRGVVELALYSQLHRARVIVDLAHQVTEVTATGWNALAGRRVSGLGTGENLGPGSGRRGANVLRDTLGERSEHLGDVPATTDEEARAIATAAFDQRARRFVCVEGTAEGNPALRVGTHVSLQGMGRRYDNTYYVVRACHRYDLARGYETDFEAECAFLGGP encoded by the coding sequence ATGGCTGAACGCGCGCTGAGCAGCTCGCTGGTCTACTCCGCCCAACCCACGGTGCGGATCGACGGCCGTGCTTCCGACAAGGTGAAGGCGCTCCTCCTCTCCATGCGCCTCACCGAGTCGGAGGGGGGCATGTCCTCGCTCGAGCTGCGTCTGGAGAACACGGGGCGATTCGAGGATGGACAGATGGATCTGGCCTTCGAGGACGAGTCGATCATCCGGCTCGGGGCCTCCATCTCCATCTACTCCGGTGACGAAGCGGCCCCGCGGGAGATCTTCCGCGGGCTCATCACCGGTCTGGAGGCGAGCTTCGAGGGCGCGAACGTGCCCGAGCTGCTCGTGCTCGCGGAGGATGCGCTCCAGCGGGCCCGGCTCGCGCGGCGCACCAAGGTCTACGACGACCTCAGCATCGACTCGCTGGCCCGGGAAGTCGCCGCCCGGCTGAACATGCGCCCCGTCATCTCCGGCTTCTCCGGGAGCATCGGCACCCAGGTGCAGCTCAACGAGAGCGACCTGGCCTTCCTGCGGCGCCTGCTCTCCGCGCATGACGGCGATCTGCAGGTGGTGGGAGAGGAGCTCCACGTCTCCCCGCGCAAGGACGTGCGCCGGGGAGTGGTGGAGCTCGCGCTCTACAGTCAACTCCACCGCGCGCGCGTCATCGTGGACCTGGCCCACCAGGTCACCGAGGTGACGGCGACCGGGTGGAACGCGCTCGCGGGCCGGCGGGTGTCGGGCCTCGGCACCGGGGAGAACCTGGGCCCCGGCTCGGGCCGGCGGGGCGCGAATGTGCTCCGCGACACCCTGGGCGAGCGCTCGGAGCACCTCGGGGACGTCCCCGCGACGACGGACGAGGAGGCCCGGGCCATCGCCACCGCGGCCTTCGACCAGCGTGCCCGCCGCTTCGTCTGCGTGGAGGGCACCGCCGAGGGCAACCCCGCCCTGCGCGTGGGCACCCACGTCTCCCTCCAGGGAATGGGCCGCCGCTACGACAACACCTACTACGTCGTGCGCGCCTGCCACCGCTACGACCTGGCACGCGGGTACGAGACCGATTTCGAGGCCGAGTGCGCCTTCCTGGGAGGTCCTTGA